The following are encoded together in the Rhizophagus irregularis chromosome 21, complete sequence genome:
- a CDS encoding Meiotic recombination protein dmc1, which yields MSELEQVLDQEIDAQELEEEEELFYTEIDELQNHGINSSDIVKLKSAGICTVRAIHMTTRRNLCKIKGLSEAKVDKLKETACKLQVSASFMTGTEFSQIRSKVMHISTGSKTLDSLLGGGIPTMSITEAFGEFRTGKTQIAHTLCVVAQLPPSMGGTNGKAAFIDTEGTFRPERIKAIAARFGIDQEAALENILFARAFTSEHQMELIIELTARFAEEKGVYRLLIIDSIIALFRTDYAGRGELAERQQKLNIMLNRLTKISEEFNVAVYITNQVQADPGSNMMFVSDPRKPIGGHVLAHASTIRLYLRKGRGDERIAKIYDSPDMPEAEAPYTIAAGGIIDSSG from the exons atgAGTGAACTTGAACAAGTACTCGATCAAGAAATTGATGCCCAAGAGTTGGAAGAAGAAGAA GAACTTTTCTATACTGAAATAGACGAGTTACAAAACCATGGAATTAACTCTTCCGATATTGTTAAACTAAAGAGCGCTGGTATTTGTACTGTGCGG GCTATTCATATGACAACCCGCAGAAATCTCTGCAAGATTAAAGGTCTTTCCGAAGCAAAGGTTGATAAACTCAAAGAGACGGCCTGTAAACTTCAGGTG TCTGCTTCATTCATGACTGGTACAGAATTTTCGCAAATAAGATCGAAAGTAATGCATATTTCAACGGGTAGCAAAACGTTGGATTCACTTTTAGGGg GTGGAATTCCTACAATGTCCATCACTGAAGCCTTTGGCGAATTTAGAACGGGTAAGACGCAAATCGCACATACTCTGTGTGTTGTGGCACAACTTCCACCAAGCATGGGAGGAACAAATGGCAAG gCTGCGTTCATTGATACAGAag gaaCCTTTCGTCCAGAACGTATTAAAGCAATAGCTGCTCGTTTCGGAATTGATCAAGAGGCGGCACTTGAGAATATTCTTTTCGCTCGTGCTTTCACGTCAGAACATCAAATGGAATTGATTATCGAGTTGACTGCTCGATTTGCAGAAGAAAAAGGAGTTTACAGATTATTG ATAATTGATTCTATTATAGCACTTTTCCGAACCGATTATGCTGGTCGTGGTGAGCTCGCTGAACGACAACAAAAGTTGAATATTATGCTCAATAgattaacaaaaatatcagAGGAATTTAATGTAGCCGTTTATATTACGAATCag GTTCAAGCTGACCCAGGTAGTAACATGATGTTTGTAAGTGACCCACGCAAACCTATTGGCGGTCATGTACTTGCTCACGC ATCAACTATACGTCTTTACCTTCGTAAAGGTCGTGGAGATGAACGTATTGCAAAGATCTATGATTCACCTGATATGCCAGAGGCAGAAGCAC caTATACTATTGCTGCAGGTGGTATAATTGATAGTTCAGGTTGA